The following are from one region of the Candidatus Eisenbacteria bacterium genome:
- a CDS encoding O-antigen ligase family protein, with protein MARATAMTDPARDGGRRADAGRIGLATAAAGACLFAAFSPVSIVAYQVGWGLSLIGLLLAYASGRVRFRRTPLDLPWLLFAGAQIASVLFSTDSGHSLRRLRGEWILLFFPVFLQAIRDSRIARRALGILMISSCLACAYAFWQILAGRDLVRSRLLEPIGGLHIATGFFGHHLTYGGHVLITGTIAMALLFGAAPPRRRLLRAGVLLLQIAGIAASFARTAWAGFLAAIAAAALLRRGRGRWAALALGLFVIVGLLAVPAVRQRIQAVGDFGDDPRMRLWATSVRIWLDHPIIGSGLGTFRTQFPHYRVPGAYLSTAHPHNDILNIMVNAGIVGLAAFAFFWIRFFRWVGSVRGRLPESDPRRPLLTAGMLVAIAVLVGGLGQCFLTDEEVGTLVWFTMAATAAIAREVRDEG; from the coding sequence ATGGCGCGTGCGACGGCAATGACGGATCCCGCGCGGGATGGCGGGCGGCGGGCGGACGCGGGCCGGATCGGCCTCGCGACCGCGGCCGCCGGGGCCTGCCTGTTCGCCGCCTTCTCGCCCGTCTCCATCGTCGCCTACCAGGTCGGCTGGGGGCTGTCGCTGATCGGGCTCCTCCTCGCCTACGCGTCGGGTAGAGTCCGGTTTCGCCGGACCCCGCTCGATCTTCCCTGGCTCCTCTTCGCCGGGGCGCAGATCGCATCCGTCCTCTTCTCGACCGACAGCGGGCACAGCCTGCGTAGACTGCGGGGGGAGTGGATCCTCCTCTTCTTCCCGGTCTTTCTCCAGGCCATCCGAGATTCGCGCATCGCGAGGCGCGCCCTGGGAATCTTGATGATCAGCTCCTGCCTCGCGTGCGCCTACGCGTTCTGGCAGATCCTCGCGGGGCGGGATCTCGTGCGGAGCCGGCTTCTCGAGCCGATCGGAGGCCTTCACATCGCCACGGGGTTCTTCGGCCACCATCTCACATACGGGGGGCACGTCCTGATCACCGGGACGATCGCCATGGCCCTTCTATTCGGCGCGGCCCCGCCGCGGAGACGCCTCCTTCGCGCGGGCGTCCTGCTGCTCCAGATCGCCGGCATCGCGGCGAGCTTCGCGCGCACGGCATGGGCGGGTTTCCTCGCCGCGATCGCGGCCGCGGCTCTTCTTCGCAGGGGGAGAGGGCGCTGGGCGGCGCTCGCGCTCGGCCTCTTTGTGATCGTCGGACTTCTCGCCGTCCCGGCCGTACGCCAGCGGATCCAGGCGGTCGGCGATTTCGGAGACGATCCGAGGATGCGTCTCTGGGCGACCTCCGTGCGCATCTGGCTCGACCACCCGATCATCGGATCGGGCCTGGGGACCTTCCGAACGCAGTTTCCGCACTACAGAGTGCCCGGCGCCTATCTGTCCACCGCCCATCCCCACAACGACATCCTCAACATCATGGTGAACGCGGGGATCGTCGGCCTGGCGGCCTTCGCCTTCTTTTGGATCCGGTTCTTTCGGTGGGTCGGCTCCGTTCGCGGGAGGCTCCCGGAAAGCGACCCGAGGCGGCCCCTTCTCACCGCGGGCATGCTGGTCGCGATCGCGGTCCTAGTCGGAGGACTCGGACAGTGCTTCCTCACGGACGAGGAAGTGGGGACGCTGGTCTGGTTCACGATGGCGGCCACCGCGGCGATCGCGCGCGAGGTGCGCGATGAAGGTTGA
- a CDS encoding glycosyltransferase family 9 protein: MKVERALKKGLIRLAPVLFPPRAGERPPRRILLVRVDDRLGNLILLTPALSWLRGVRPDLRIELLLSKTFASIFEADRRIDRLIVVDKERQKRLFPVFFRDLDRIGAMDYDAAIECSNRDTFSFSSALYASATRAPRRIGFGNPLAAAYLSEAVTFSEAGHAGRDPLILAAVLLGVEPPALEEWPLSLKLPEPDAAWSAALDALPGSGGRIVGLFVGGRGAKRWPLDRFVDLAARLLDAGCHPWIFRGPREPDVEQRFARLKGRGLALVPPAPIVRIGQAFERCSCVVAPDSGPMHFASALGVPTLALFQTSDAERYRPLGPRDRFIDARGGILEMERVAEETISVLGG; the protein is encoded by the coding sequence ATGAAGGTTGAGCGCGCGCTAAAGAAGGGGCTCATCCGCCTCGCGCCGGTCCTCTTTCCGCCTCGCGCCGGCGAGCGTCCTCCCAGGCGGATCCTGCTCGTCCGCGTCGACGACCGGCTGGGGAATCTGATTCTCCTCACACCGGCCCTCAGCTGGCTGCGCGGCGTTCGTCCCGATCTCCGCATCGAACTGCTCCTGAGCAAGACCTTCGCGTCGATCTTCGAGGCCGACCGGAGGATCGACCGGCTGATTGTTGTCGACAAGGAGAGGCAGAAGCGCCTCTTTCCGGTCTTCTTCCGCGATCTCGACAGGATCGGCGCGATGGACTACGACGCGGCGATCGAGTGCAGCAACCGCGACACCTTCTCTTTCAGCAGCGCCCTCTACGCGAGCGCCACGCGCGCCCCCAGGAGGATCGGCTTCGGCAATCCGCTGGCTGCCGCCTACCTGAGCGAGGCGGTCACTTTCTCCGAGGCAGGCCACGCCGGGCGGGACCCGCTCATCCTCGCGGCGGTGCTCCTCGGAGTCGAGCCGCCGGCCCTCGAGGAATGGCCTCTCTCGCTGAAGCTCCCGGAGCCGGATGCTGCCTGGTCGGCTGCCCTCGACGCGCTGCCGGGAAGCGGCGGCCGGATCGTCGGTCTGTTTGTCGGGGGAAGGGGCGCGAAGCGATGGCCGCTCGATCGCTTCGTCGACCTCGCGGCCCGGCTGCTCGACGCCGGGTGCCATCCCTGGATCTTCAGGGGGCCGAGGGAGCCGGATGTGGAGCAGAGATTCGCTCGCCTCAAGGGGCGGGGGCTCGCGCTCGTTCCGCCTGCGCCCATCGTGCGGATCGGCCAGGCCTTCGAGCGATGCTCCTGCGTCGTGGCCCCGGACAGCGGGCCCATGCACTTCGCCTCGGCGCTCGGCGTGCCGACCCTCGCCCTCTTCCAGACTTCGGACGCGGAACGCTACCGCCCGCTGGGTCCGCGCGATCGCTTCATCGATGCGCGGGGGGGAATCCTCGAGATGGAGCGTGTCGCGGAGGAGACGATCAGCGTCCTCGGCGGATGA
- a CDS encoding glycosyltransferase yields the protein MSCSFSRPSDRGRSGMNILFLNSIGAGVWGGGEKWMLTAALGLRARDHAILFCGRPGSTLLRRCAEARIETVPLAIRGDFDPVTIWRLRGILTRARIDVVIANFNKDVRLAGLAARLGTSAIVIARNGLPIVPNSGRHRLIYRHLVSGIITNTAAIKGRYLAYGWMDEAFITVIHNGIDAAQPIRFGRTETLERHSIPEGRPIVGIFGRLVGQKQHDRFLDAAAAIAVAIPDAVFLIVGDGPLRAELARRVDRLGLADNVRFLGFHRDVMPLLSICDLVLLTSKKEGLPNAVQEAMLAGRAVVAFDVGGVRDLIPDGRYGIVVPLDDVGAMASEAIGLLRSPARREALGSAARERIATEFSLDGMIARLEAELRGRMESRPR from the coding sequence ATGAGCTGCAGCTTCTCGAGACCGAGTGACCGCGGCCGCTCAGGCATGAACATCCTCTTCCTGAACAGCATCGGCGCGGGCGTCTGGGGAGGGGGCGAGAAGTGGATGCTCACCGCCGCCCTCGGCCTTCGCGCCCGGGATCACGCGATCCTCTTCTGCGGGCGGCCGGGATCGACGCTCCTGCGCCGCTGTGCCGAGGCGCGGATCGAGACCGTCCCGCTCGCGATCCGCGGGGACTTCGATCCCGTGACGATCTGGCGGCTGCGCGGAATCCTGACAAGGGCCCGGATCGATGTCGTCATCGCGAACTTCAACAAAGACGTCCGGCTGGCGGGCCTGGCCGCGCGGCTCGGCACATCGGCGATCGTGATCGCGCGAAACGGCCTCCCCATCGTCCCGAACAGCGGGCGACATCGTCTCATCTACCGGCATCTCGTCTCGGGAATCATCACGAACACAGCCGCCATCAAGGGGCGCTACCTCGCCTACGGCTGGATGGACGAGGCGTTCATCACGGTCATCCACAACGGGATCGACGCCGCGCAACCGATCCGCTTCGGACGGACCGAGACGCTTGAGCGGCACTCCATCCCGGAAGGACGGCCGATCGTCGGGATCTTCGGCCGCCTCGTCGGGCAGAAGCAGCACGACCGCTTCCTCGACGCGGCGGCGGCAATCGCGGTGGCGATCCCCGACGCGGTCTTCCTGATCGTGGGCGACGGCCCGTTGCGCGCGGAACTCGCGCGGCGCGTCGACCGGCTCGGGCTCGCCGACAATGTCCGCTTCCTGGGATTCCATCGCGATGTCATGCCCCTCTTGTCGATCTGCGATCTGGTCCTCTTGACGTCGAAGAAGGAAGGGCTGCCCAACGCGGTGCAGGAGGCGATGCTCGCCGGCCGCGCAGTCGTCGCCTTCGACGTGGGCGGCGTCCGGGATCTCATCCCGGACGGCCGCTACGGCATCGTGGTGCCGCTCGATGATGTCGGCGCCATGGCCAGTGAGGCGATCGGCTTGCTGCGCTCCCCCGCGCGGCGCGAGGCTCTAGGATCGGCTGCGCGAGAGAGGATCGCGACCGAGTTCTCTCTGGACGGAATGATCGCGAGGCTCGAAGCGGAGCTCAGGGGCAGGATGGAGTCCAGACCTCGATGA